Proteins from one Arthrobacter sp. DNA4 genomic window:
- a CDS encoding GNAT family N-acetyltransferase, with protein sequence MDQPKRTQPASSPPSAALAVAAVVIPPRGQDLPGTEPSPDLLACQAMKEAESLTVWGSLDRCLTPAEALEFWRGNEYEERHLFLARAGGEPVGLCSVTLPLRENMATAGIDVLVVPERRRRGLGRVLLEHAETVARTRGRSSLDSFHEVPLDAVRRDAPMIPARSGVGQLPGDDPATAFALSAGYELEQVERSSRLMLPVPGTLLAQLEAQALARSGDYILTAWDGHCPETLVAGYAGLRARMSTDAPTAGMDWEREDWDVRRVRDDEQALVRSGVQISVAAAVYRPTGELVAYSVLAWRPQVRESLLQQDTLVAAGHRGHRLGMLIKAANLRRAQEKWPPARSVLTWNASENQHMLAINTALGFRPAYYEGEWQKRLG encoded by the coding sequence ATGGACCAGCCCAAGCGAACCCAGCCCGCGTCTTCGCCGCCGTCCGCTGCCCTGGCGGTTGCCGCCGTCGTCATTCCTCCGCGCGGCCAGGACCTCCCTGGCACCGAGCCGTCCCCGGACCTTCTGGCCTGCCAGGCCATGAAGGAGGCAGAGTCGCTGACCGTCTGGGGGAGCCTGGACCGCTGCCTTACCCCGGCCGAAGCGCTGGAGTTCTGGCGCGGCAACGAGTACGAGGAACGGCACCTGTTCCTTGCCCGGGCCGGCGGGGAGCCGGTGGGGCTGTGCTCCGTGACGCTGCCCCTGCGCGAGAACATGGCCACCGCAGGCATCGACGTCCTGGTCGTTCCTGAGCGGCGCCGCAGGGGACTGGGACGCGTCCTGCTGGAGCATGCCGAAACCGTGGCACGGACACGCGGCAGGTCATCCTTGGATTCCTTCCATGAGGTGCCCCTGGACGCCGTACGGCGTGATGCGCCCATGATCCCCGCGAGATCCGGGGTTGGCCAACTGCCGGGGGATGACCCTGCAACCGCCTTTGCCCTGTCCGCCGGGTATGAGCTCGAGCAGGTGGAGCGTTCCAGCCGGCTCATGTTGCCCGTACCGGGTACCCTGCTGGCGCAACTGGAGGCTCAAGCCCTGGCCCGCAGCGGCGACTACATCCTGACGGCCTGGGACGGCCACTGCCCGGAGACGCTCGTAGCCGGCTATGCCGGGTTGCGGGCGCGGATGAGTACGGACGCCCCAACAGCCGGCATGGACTGGGAACGGGAGGACTGGGACGTCCGCCGCGTGCGTGACGATGAACAGGCCCTGGTCCGCAGCGGTGTGCAGATCTCTGTGGCCGCGGCGGTGTACCGCCCCACCGGTGAACTGGTTGCCTACTCCGTCCTGGCCTGGCGCCCCCAGGTCCGGGAGTCCTTGCTCCAGCAGGACACCCTCGTGGCGGCGGGGCACCGCGGCCACCGCCTGGGGATGCTGATCAAGGCGGCCAACCTGCGGCGTGCCCAGGAGAAATGGCCCCCGGCGCGCTCGGTCCTGACATGGAATGCCAGCGAAAACCAGCATATGCTGGCGATAAATACCGCCCTTGGATTCAGGCCCGCTTACTATGAAGGTGAGTGGCAGAAACGGCTGGGATGA